The Mycobacterium paragordonae genome includes a region encoding these proteins:
- a CDS encoding flavodoxin family protein, with product MTASVFHDVKKEGPLYALFLNCTLKKGPEVSNTEALCNLLIERLRAHEPDIETEIVRVVDYDVKPGIGNDEGDGDEWPVILEKVKRCNIIVPAMPIWMGVRSSVMQRVIERLDGTTKTVMCERTGQFPLYGTVAGCVVTGNEDGSHDCVANTFANLLHFGVTVPPNTDLYWVGDAGPGASYIEAGGELSPYVRRNAELTALNLLFGAKLLRDNPYTINIARHNAIMMQRNEVKAAAMKLAIGYLRENMPD from the coding sequence GTGACTGCCTCGGTTTTTCATGACGTGAAAAAGGAGGGGCCGCTCTACGCACTCTTCCTCAACTGCACCCTGAAGAAGGGGCCGGAGGTTTCCAATACCGAGGCGCTGTGCAATTTGCTCATCGAAAGACTGCGGGCCCACGAACCGGACATAGAAACAGAGATCGTCCGCGTCGTCGATTACGACGTGAAGCCCGGCATCGGCAACGATGAAGGCGACGGCGACGAGTGGCCGGTCATTCTGGAAAAAGTCAAGCGCTGCAACATCATCGTGCCCGCCATGCCCATCTGGATGGGGGTGCGCTCGTCGGTGATGCAGCGGGTTATCGAACGTCTGGACGGCACCACTAAGACGGTGATGTGCGAGCGCACCGGTCAGTTTCCGCTCTACGGAACGGTCGCCGGGTGCGTGGTCACCGGCAACGAGGACGGCAGCCATGACTGCGTCGCCAATACCTTCGCGAACCTGCTGCACTTCGGGGTGACGGTGCCACCCAACACCGACCTCTACTGGGTGGGCGATGCCGGGCCGGGTGCGAGCTATATCGAAGCAGGTGGCGAACTGTCGCCCTACGTGCGGCGCAACGCCGAACTGACGGCGCTCAACCTGCTCTTCGGTGCGAAGCTGCTGCGGGACAACCCGTACACCATCAACATCGCACGGCACAACGCAATCATGATGCAGCGCAACGAAGTCAAGGCCGCCGCGATGAAGCTTGCCATCGGCTACCTGCGCGAAAACATGCCGGATTGA
- a CDS encoding RraA family protein, with protein MGLAELVAGLGVADVVDAMTMTHQHRAHIIELDSPDPSRVLIGPALTISYLPVRKDLMDPEKHSLGPAIYRAVGTHDPAGAVLVMASNGYPHTSLGGGTKLSRVENLGMAGILADGMLRDYEELNTYRFATYSRGETVRAGGNEIQPYLADVPIAVGGVTVVPGDVIFAKGSTAVVIPGAQAEAILTRARNIMHKMDAVKETLKNEDPATVLSQGSGEL; from the coding sequence ATGGGACTGGCCGAGTTGGTCGCGGGTCTCGGTGTCGCCGATGTGGTCGACGCGATGACGATGACGCACCAGCACCGCGCACACATCATCGAACTGGACAGCCCGGATCCGAGCCGCGTCCTCATCGGCCCGGCCCTGACGATTTCATATCTTCCCGTGCGCAAGGACCTGATGGATCCGGAGAAGCACAGCCTCGGCCCGGCCATCTACCGGGCCGTTGGCACGCATGACCCCGCCGGCGCCGTACTGGTGATGGCGTCCAACGGCTACCCGCACACCTCCCTGGGCGGTGGCACCAAGCTCAGCAGGGTGGAAAACCTTGGGATGGCAGGCATTCTCGCCGACGGCATGCTGCGCGACTACGAAGAACTCAATACGTACCGGTTCGCCACCTACAGCCGTGGGGAAACCGTGCGCGCCGGCGGCAACGAGATCCAGCCCTACCTGGCCGACGTTCCGATCGCCGTCGGCGGGGTCACCGTCGTGCCCGGTGATGTCATCTTCGCGAAAGGCTCTACGGCCGTGGTGATCCCGGGTGCGCAGGCCGAGGCGATCCTGACCAGGGCGCGCAACATCATGCACAAGATGGACGCCGTCAAGGAGACCCTGAAGAACGAAGACCCCGCGACCGTGCTCAGTCAGGGCAGCGGGGAGCTGTGA
- a CDS encoding DUF1622 domain-containing protein, with amino-acid sequence MNLLQIVDHVGSAIDVAGVSVIVIGCVIACSLFLTRVAREPGQAYRDLRNNLGRAILIGLEFLVAGDIVKTIVVTPNTQHVAALAGVVAIRTFLSLSLTVEMTGKWPWREADSKAQAG; translated from the coding sequence ATGAATCTGCTGCAGATCGTGGACCACGTCGGCTCGGCCATCGATGTCGCAGGTGTCTCGGTGATCGTGATCGGCTGCGTGATCGCCTGTTCGCTGTTCCTCACCCGTGTCGCGCGCGAGCCCGGCCAGGCTTACCGCGACCTGCGCAACAACCTCGGACGTGCGATCTTGATCGGCCTGGAATTCCTGGTCGCAGGCGACATCGTGAAGACGATCGTCGTCACGCCCAACACGCAGCACGTCGCCGCACTGGCCGGCGTCGTGGCCATCCGGACCTTCCTCAGCCTCTCACTGACCGTAGAGATGACCGGCAAATGGCCCTGGCGGGAAGCGGATTCGAAGGCGCAGGCCGGCTAG
- the lipB gene encoding lipoyl(octanoyl) transferase LipB: MTGSIRSSAAPIDVRQLGTIDYRDAWQLQRELADARVAGGPDTLLLLEHPAVYTAGRRTEPHERPQDGTPVVDTDRGGKITWHGPGQLVGYPIIGLAEPLDVVNYVRVLEEALIQVCADVGLETGRVDGRSGVWVPGGPARKIAAIGVRVARSTTLHGFALNCDCDLASFTTIVPCGITDAGVTSLSAELGRRIAPDDVRTAVAIAVCEALDGLLPVRDHLAGRVASTT; this comes from the coding sequence GTGACGGGTTCAATCCGGTCCAGTGCCGCCCCGATCGATGTGCGGCAGCTCGGCACGATCGACTACCGCGACGCCTGGCAGTTGCAGCGCGAGCTGGCCGACGCCCGGGTCGCGGGCGGACCCGACACCCTGCTGCTGCTGGAGCATCCCGCCGTTTACACCGCCGGCCGGCGCACCGAACCGCACGAACGGCCGCAGGACGGCACTCCCGTCGTCGACACCGATCGCGGCGGCAAGATCACCTGGCACGGCCCCGGACAGCTGGTCGGCTATCCGATCATCGGGCTGGCCGAACCGCTCGACGTGGTGAACTACGTGCGAGTCCTCGAGGAGGCGCTCATCCAGGTGTGTGCCGATGTCGGCCTGGAAACCGGGCGGGTGGACGGACGGTCCGGGGTCTGGGTTCCGGGCGGGCCCGCCCGCAAGATCGCCGCGATCGGGGTTCGGGTGGCGCGTTCGACGACGCTGCACGGGTTCGCCCTGAACTGCGACTGCGACCTGGCGTCCTTCACCACGATCGTCCCGTGCGGCATCACCGACGCCGGGGTCACCTCGTTGTCCGCCGAACTGGGCCGGCGCATCGCCCCGGATGACGTCAGAACCGCTGTGGCTATCGCCGTGTGTGAGGCTCTGGACGGGTTGCTGCCGGTACGGGATCACTTGGCCGGCCGCGTAGCATCGACTACGTGA
- the lipA gene encoding lipoyl synthase, whose protein sequence is MTVAPQGRKLLRLEVRNAQTPIERKPPWIKTRAKMGPEYTELKSLVRREGLHTVCEEAGCPNIFECWEDREATFLIGGDQCTRRCDFCQIDTGKPAELDRDEPRRVAESVQTMGLRYATITGVARDDLPDGGAWLYAETVRAIKELNPSTGVELLVPDFNGEPDRLTEVFESRPEVLAHNVETVPRIFKRIRPAFTYQRSLDVLTAARDFGLVTKSNLILGLGETPDEVHTALADLHAAGCDIVTITQYLRPTARHHPVERWVTPDEFVEFARFAEGVGFAGVLAGPLVRSSYRAGRLYEQARVARTSASG, encoded by the coding sequence GTGACTGTCGCTCCTCAGGGTCGGAAGCTGCTGCGCCTCGAGGTGCGCAACGCCCAGACTCCGATCGAGCGCAAGCCGCCGTGGATCAAGACCCGGGCCAAGATGGGACCGGAGTACACCGAGCTCAAGAGCCTGGTCCGGCGCGAGGGCCTGCACACCGTCTGCGAAGAGGCCGGCTGCCCCAACATCTTCGAATGCTGGGAGGACCGGGAGGCGACGTTTCTGATCGGCGGCGACCAGTGCACCCGGCGGTGCGACTTCTGCCAGATCGACACCGGCAAGCCCGCCGAACTCGATCGCGACGAGCCGCGCCGGGTGGCCGAGAGCGTGCAGACCATGGGACTGCGCTACGCCACGATTACCGGCGTCGCCCGCGATGACCTGCCCGACGGCGGCGCCTGGCTGTACGCCGAAACGGTGCGGGCCATCAAGGAGCTCAACCCGTCGACGGGCGTCGAACTGTTGGTTCCGGATTTCAACGGTGAGCCCGACCGGCTCACCGAGGTCTTCGAGTCCCGTCCGGAAGTGTTGGCGCACAACGTCGAAACCGTGCCGCGCATCTTCAAGCGGATCCGCCCGGCCTTCACCTACCAGCGCAGTCTCGATGTGCTCACCGCGGCACGCGACTTCGGCCTGGTCACCAAGAGCAACCTCATCCTCGGCCTGGGCGAGACTCCCGACGAGGTGCACACCGCGCTGGCCGATCTGCATGCGGCCGGCTGCGACATCGTCACCATCACCCAGTACCTGCGGCCCACCGCCCGTCACCACCCGGTGGAACGCTGGGTGACCCCGGACGAGTTCGTCGAGTTCGCCCGGTTCGCCGAAGGAGTGGGCTTTGCCGGGGTCCTGGCCGGGCCATTGGTTCGCTCTTCCTACCGGGCCGGCCGGCTCTACGAGCAGGCCCGCGTGGCGCGAACCTCGGCGTCCGGTTAA
- a CDS encoding DUF4191 domain-containing protein: MAKSRTAAENKAAKAEAAAARKAASKQRRAQLWQAFNMQRKQDKRLLPYMIGAFVLIVAVSVAVGVWAGGLTMIMMIPIGLLLGALVAFIIFGRRAQRSVFQQAEGQTGAAAWVLDNLRGKWRVTPGVAATGHFDAVHRVIGRPGVILVGEGSATRVKPLLAQEKKRTARVVGEVPIYDIIVGNGDGEVALAKLERHLNRLPANITVKQMDTLESRLAALGSRAGAAMMPKGPLPNSGKMRGVQRTVRRR, translated from the coding sequence ATGGCGAAATCCCGAACTGCTGCTGAGAACAAGGCCGCCAAGGCCGAGGCGGCGGCCGCCCGCAAGGCTGCTTCCAAACAACGCCGGGCTCAGCTGTGGCAGGCGTTCAACATGCAGCGCAAGCAGGACAAGCGTCTGCTGCCGTACATGATCGGCGCGTTCGTGCTGATCGTGGCCGTCAGCGTCGCGGTCGGGGTGTGGGCCGGCGGGCTGACCATGATCATGATGATCCCGATCGGTCTGCTGCTGGGCGCGCTGGTGGCGTTCATCATCTTCGGCCGCCGGGCCCAGCGCAGCGTCTTTCAACAGGCCGAGGGTCAGACCGGCGCCGCGGCCTGGGTGCTGGACAACCTGCGGGGTAAGTGGCGGGTGACCCCCGGGGTGGCCGCAACCGGACATTTCGATGCGGTGCACCGGGTGATCGGCCGGCCCGGCGTCATTCTGGTCGGTGAGGGTTCGGCGACGCGCGTCAAACCGCTGCTCGCGCAGGAGAAGAAGCGCACGGCCCGGGTGGTCGGAGAAGTCCCGATCTACGACATCATTGTCGGCAACGGTGACGGCGAGGTCGCGTTGGCCAAGCTGGAGCGTCACCTGAATCGCCTACCGGCCAACATCACCGTCAAGCAGATGGACACGCTGGAATCACGGCTGGCCGCCCTCGGTTCGCGGGCCGGGGCCGCCATGATGCCTAAAGGGCCGCTACCCAACTCCGGAAAGATGCGCGGAGTGCAGCGCAC